A genome region from Hevea brasiliensis isolate MT/VB/25A 57/8 chromosome 9, ASM3005281v1, whole genome shotgun sequence includes the following:
- the LOC131182881 gene encoding classical arabinogalactan protein 9-like has translation MGTPSSLPINPNPSPSPPLPQSPPPQTPPLPQSPPPQSPPPPPSQIPPLIPPTPLSPQSEPPNETPITDTHSPEPTPDPVPTQTKTKGKTKKAAGRLKETPVGKRKRVPSVPFDLNSPPRSSEPISKRTESSSQTQRPGPNTENQSPLHSPKTASSADTIEEVISPLPQAFRNMDMKKAYEKLLSKTILANKELDIGALNAIFGFRDSSFWGIIHRQHHVAAYGCL, from the exons ATGGGTACTCCATCCTCATTACCCAtaaaccctaaccccagcccTAGTCCGCCACTACCTCAGTCCCCACCACCACAAACGCCGCCATTACCCCAATCACCACCACCTCAGTCACCGCCCCCGCCCCCAAGCCAAATACCACCTCTCATTCCGCCGACTCCCCTCTCGCCGCAATCCGAGCCGCCAAATGAAACACCAATTACCGACACCCATTCCCCAGAACCAACGCCTGACCCTGTTCCTACCCAAACAAAAACAAAAGGGAAAACAAAAAAAGCCGCAGGTAGACTCAAAGAAACCCCTGTCGGAAAAAGGAAACGAGTACCCTCTGTCCCTTTCGACTTAAACTCTCCACCTCGATCCTCTGAACCGATTAGCAAAAGGACCGAGTCCTCCTCGCAAACCCAAAGACCTGGTCCAAACACCGAGAACCAGTCTCCCTTACATTCTCCAAAGACTGCGTCATCTGCAGATACTATAgaggaggtaatttctccattaccACAGGCTTTTAGGAATATGGATATGAAAAAGGCCTATGAGAAATTGCTTTCTAAAACTATTTTGGCAAAcaa ggagttagacataGGTGCTTTGAATGCCATTTTTGGTTTTCGAGATTCGAG TTTCTGGGGAATCATACATAGACAGCACCATGTTGCTGcatatggatgtttgtga